The genome window AGGAACGATCCGTACCAGTGTTAGTAGTTGTATTCATTTTGAACTGTTTCTGGAAAGCGAAGTGGTAATACTGATGAGGGTATACTTGCTCCACAGCTAGTCTCGTCCCAACCATACAAAGATCACTCTAGCAGAAATACATGGCTTATTCTAATGCGCTCTATAGTTCTTCCGAATGCCCTCCATTTATTCTTTCCAGTTGTCTACTCACTCTGACATGCAGCCTGAGCCATCAAGGCCGCTCCAACGCCAGACCCATCCTTTGCGAGCCCTATGCGGATCCTCTGCTCGCCAGCCTCTCCAATCTCGGGTACATCCCGCATTGCACCACGCATCTCGGCCTCGAAGTCCGGGTAGAATTCGATCAGTGAGCCGTCGGCTCCGATGTCGATGATGTCCTCGTCCAAACAGGTCGGGAGGTGTGTGTGCCGTGGTAGATGTCTACTAGGTAGCGAGCTCAATCTAAGGCGGCTCAGCAATCGGCGCCAGCGGGGAGTCACAGTGTGCTCGAAGCGGTTGGTCCTGCCGATGGGGAGTGAGGCTGTCTGTTTTGAGTGTTGGTATTGAATGTCAAGGCGACCgctttggatgatgatggctgctAGAGATGCGCCTGCTAGACGTGCTGCTCGGCGCACAATGGACGAGGCCAGCAGTCGTATAGCCTGGACATCGACTTGGCTAACATTTTCTACAGACAATGTGTCCTGGATGAACCTGCTGGAGCCGTCAACGTCGTTGGCATCGACTAATGCAAGCCCCGACAGAAAGGGACAGTCGATGCCGCCTGGCTGGAACACCTTGGAGTTCTCTTCAGCCTTCATGTCGAACACATCTATTCGCAGCAGTTGGACAATCGCCAGCCGAAGAAGCTCCCCGAGGTACAAGCCCGACACCCTCTTTTCAAACATCTGCGAGCCCGGATCGACCGACGCTGCGTCGAGGGCATTGTCGAATGGTGTTCGCGGTAAGACTTCCATCTTGTTGTCCAGACAGCCCCATTCCGTATTCATCAccatgatctcatcctcgcgTGCCTTGACACCCAGTCGACGCACgtcagccagcttctcaacatATGCGGCGTTGGTCCCCGTTCCGACGATGACCGCGCCGAGTGTTGAAACCTGCTGGCCCGAGCTATACGCTCGCGTCAAGAGCGTACCAACACTATCGTTTGCCAGAACGGTCACCACAACCGGCAGCCCCAGCTCATCGATGGCCTCTTGCAACATAACGCAAGGGTCTCGGCCAACGGCGTCGGGGATATCCCAGCCTTTGTCCCAGTGTATGAGACGCCCACCAGCGAGAGACGTCTGTTCGCAGGTGAAACTGAACGTGAATCCCAGCCTGTACGGCAAGTGACTGGCTGGGTCCCGATGCGCCTCGAGAAATCCCGCTATCCGCTGCGCAAGCCAATCGAAAAGAGGCCGATAGCTGCAGTTCACCATGACAGCCGGCGGGACGCTGTGCTTGCTCTGCGTCACGGTAAAAGTACAGTCGCCGTGCAGGTCGACAAGGCATATCCTGCAATTGCTACCGCCGAGATCAACGGCGAGGAACCGGCCTTTTTCCTTGCCTGTAGGCACGCTTCTTACGAAGGAGGGTAATTGCCAGACGCGGTGATTGGCAAGGCCATCCCCTGGCGCTGTCAGCATCTCGTGTACACCGGAGGCTTTTAGTCATTCTCACTCAACTGGTAGACGAAATGCCTCGTCACCCTTCGGACATGCTCGGGACTGAGTTCGAACTCGAGAGCAATCTGCTCGGCTTGAGCTAGCGGGTTCCGTCGCTGCTCGACGATGCCTTCGGCCATGACCTACACCGGAACAGGGCTGTTGAGAGCGAGACCGCGACTATCTGCGAGGCTCGCATGACGGGACAAACCGATGACAATATCCATGGAGCCAGCCACTAAACTTCCTCCCGGCAGCCGGAGTATGATGATTGCGACTGCGACAGTTGTGTCGTGTTGGTGGCTGCGGATACGGGAATTCTTGACTTTTGGCGGACAGATTGCCGGAGATGACCGGTGCCCTTAGCTAAGGCAAGGCTCGATTGACTCACCGTTTCCGCCTTACGGAGGAGATATTTCTGTCTTCCCTGCGTCGATCGTGACTCTGATTAGTGAAATCGTTTCAATTGGCCCCTGTACGACGTGCCATGAATGAGGAACTTTGCCCCTGAATTACGCACTCCACCGTTCACGACTCCTTATTGACCCACCCATGCGTTTTCGAAGTGTTGCAACAATCCTTTGTTGAAATAAATAGAACACTAGACTGATAGGAGTCATCCAGACACCTTTTTAGTTAGTGGTAGTATTCTATTTCAATATCCATTCAATCCCCGTTCTCACTGAAATACTACCCTGAGACTCCCTAAAGTATGCAACCACGCCTATACTTCCGACAATGTCGCCTGAGAGAAAAGCCTGAAAGAAAAAACAAAGTCCGGAATGAAGTCGCTATTATACGATTATTGATATATTTTTAACCAGACTTCCCTGTTACTTTCGTCCCTTTCTGGGGGACGAGGAAGGAGATCCCTCTGGGAATAGGTCCTCTTGTGATCAAGGACTATATTGGCTATGATACAACCGGTATGATGCGATTAACACACCTGTTTGTCCAAGGAAGATTGTGGCATTCTGGACCCGGATATCAGTGAGGAGAAGTTAGAAGCGCTTTACGGAGAAAAAACTAGCCCGAGAACATCGATTAACAGAGCGACTGGTGTCCTTTTGATAAAGGCCCATTCAGGGTGCGATTGCTTGCGCCCACCTGACATCCTCCTGAGCAACGAGCTCAAAATTGTCGGAGTTGTAGAGAAAGAATTCACAGATGCCGCCCCAGTCGGATCCTCCTTACGCCGCCGTGGCCCGTTCTGATTGAAAAGCCTGGGTGCTGGCCTCGAGGCTTGGACCACTGATGTGGTGAGTACGAACGTCGCCTTCAAGTCTATCTTGGCGGATGAGGCACCAAGAGAGCAAGGCAATTGAACAGGGCTGGCTGAATGGTACCCAGCGGCTCTATGGGCCAATGCAAGAGAGTCGGGAGGATGGAGACTTCTGAATTGCGTATGCAGATTGCTTTTTTGATCGGCGATTCTTTGGGCCGAACTCTTCTCCCATCGACGATGTTCAGAGGCAGAGACTTGATCTCTTGAGTTAGGTGAAGAGCTCACATAGAAAGACTGGTGGCTTGGGACCTGGACGATTACAGCAAGGAGGTCACAGCGAGGATAACGcagccaaggaagatgaaacggaggagctggacatGGAACGGACGACAGTGGTGATGTTGGCGCGGATAAGCTGGCGGGTTTGTCTCTCTGATAGGCGACGTTGTAGTGGGTATCGCAGTGAATCAAAACCTGCTAGCAGGATCTCAACCCTCTTTACCATGACTGTCGAAAGGAAATCGGTCGAGTACGGCGGTCCGGTCCAGATTACTGTCTGAGTGTCCCATCAAGCCCACCTCAATATCCTGTGCAATGGCTCTTGATTTCTCAAGGTGTTCATCGTCAGCTCCCAGCCCACAGCATCGAATACCTACAAATTCTCTCGATTCCGcaagctcctgcagcttttCCTGCTCCTTATCATGGTCTTTCGTGCATTGCAGCATCTCTACTCCGACAAATGCACCGGACAGTCCACTGGTTGAGCCGGGCCCGCCTTACCAATACGCATGGGCCAGTTTTGAAAAACTTGCATGATGGCATATCTCAGAGATTGAATCGCTCCCCAATGAGCCCCTGCACGGTTGAAAAGCTTTGCCTGGAGCATCGAATTCTCGTCTCTCAGGGCGTCGAAGTGACCCGGCATCTGGCGCATGGTTAGTGCGGCGTAGTAGAAATGGACTAGACGCGTTCGCATGATCTCCTGAATCATCTCTTGCTCGCTCCGGTCAAAAAGACTCGAAGGTCTCGGGTTGTTGGGTTTCTGGTTCTGCAAGGCTTTCTGTAGGTAGCATTGCATTCACCGTGAAGAAGAGGTTTGAAGGGCCCCGACCAACATCAAAGAGACTGCGCCCGCGGTACCACCACTCATATTGCACAGTAGGGACTTGATCAGATTGTCCAGAGATTGGGACGATCGGTTGTGACTCTTTGAGGCCCTTGCGATAAAACAAACATCCAGTTGCCGGAAAAGGGATCGTCATGAGTCTTCTCTTCAGCACAAACGGTTTCATTCTTTGACTCTATATTATTCATACAGAACCACCGTTCGCTTAGTGGTAATCCCTCAAGCTTCTCAAGCATAAAATATTCTGCACCAACAGGATTTTACTTATCCGCAAATACGCAAGCACCGGTGGCACAGGGCCACCATCATGCCGGAAAATCCAGCATACCGCCTTACTCGCTGTAGCAAGTCGCTTCAACATCATTTATTGCATCAATCCCGTTCATCCTCGGAAGTTAGGATGATGTATCGCCGGGAAAGTCATTGATCTTGGCGTCCTAGATTCGAGGTCCACACCTCTACCATGAGAAAGCTGCAAGTGGCTCCTCTtcgaaggaagaaggtcagaAATGGAAAAAGAACCTTGATGATGCAAAATGTCGCTTGCAGAGTTAATAACCAGAGCAAACGTGCATGAGTGAGGATCTCTCTGAGTTTATCATCGTGATCTTATTGGTTGATATGACCACTACTAGTATACGGAGCAGTTGAGCTGCAGAACGCAGATCAGGGATCCACAGATTAAGATACCTGATTTCTCCCTTTGAACACTATATTGACCTCTCTTTATCAAAGTCGAAGGCCGTAGCAATGCCTCATGATTTGTCCGGCTTTTCGTAACTCGATGAACGGCGATGGAAGACATGCGGACAGATGTGGGACTTTTTTACAGGTCAATGAGAGGATCATCCTACCATATGTCACTGAGCcctggaggagctctgcTCAAATGCATTATGCAGCTCATGCACATGTGATGACTTTCCTTTATCTTGAAGAATACAATTGCTATCCAGGCTGAACGAGGACCAACGCGCCCATGTCTGTTCCTGTCATCGGTGACGAGTTTTGGCTTCTCAAAGGATCGAGCCACGATAAAATGCTTTCAGGCCTCAGAGATGAAGAATCAACGGAGGCTATCCGTTCCGGAAGAATACCGAGGACTGCGAAGATGGAAACTGCATAACCAGGCATCAAGATTCCTATCTCGAAGTGGATGGCCCCGTCTTTGCCAAGATGGCTCGATCACTTTTTCAcagctacggagtactttaCGACATTTCCCGACAGCCTGCAAAGTTCTAACGGCTAATTCCATTAGCTTTGCAGTTGCAGGAGTATGCGAAACCCGCGACTAtggaaggaaaaagcaaaaggCGCATCTCCCGGCCCGGCGAGGCTGCCACACCTGGTCCTGAGAGTAAAATTCGATTTGATTGACTCaagcgatgacgatgagcgTGATATAGAGTTGAGTCTAAGAGGGAAATAGGCAAAAAAAACGCACGATAAAAATACAACTGCTCATGTGGGTCTCGGCTTTCCCGCGGCGCAGAGGTCCCCTTTTGCTGCTCGACCGGCGCAACATTTTGTTGGTCAAAGTCGCCGGAATTATGGGACTGTTGCAAAGCTATCATGACAGATCCGTTCTTTGACGAGGTCTAGTCCTTCTAGTCTGGTTCGTGGAGTTCCCTGTTTAGGAGCGCAGTGATCCTGACTATCAAAATTTTCTTACGCCGTCGGGGGCTGACCTCAGACCGCCTCGAATTGTGCGAAACGCCCACACAACGATCTTCATTTAAAGGCATTTGACCTTAACACTCCTTCTAATACCTCAATTTCTCATCTTGCATAATGTCTGTTCTCCTTATCGTCCAGTCAGAGTCCAGATTTCCCCCATGCGCTCTTGACGAGCTGTAACACAGGGTGACTGCTGCGCTGCCCTCGATCACCATTCGGGTCTCGATCGGCTTTGCTCAAGTGACCTTCTATCAAAGTATCGCTGCGTTCCTGTTCTTGTTTCTGTCCAGGATATATCCAGGACATTCGAGCTCCGTTCGTTCTCACGCCTCCTGGGCTGTGATACACACCGCATCATTGCAGCCAGTGCTTTGTCGTTGCACCCGAGCCTGACCCTGCTCTCAGAAAGCAGCCAAGTAACAAGTGGTCGAGATCGCTTGGACGAATCCCACTCGCATTCTCAATCATTAGGGATCTGTATCCTCAGACATTGGTGTCGCGCCAGTGACAGCATCGCCGTCTATCCCcgatcatcttcttccagccacTACGAAGTCTTTTCGAAGTACGACCGTCACGATGGATATCAATTTATGACCTCGCTGTTTTCCTATCTCATTTC of Aspergillus fumigatus Af293 chromosome 2, whole genome shotgun sequence contains these proteins:
- a CDS encoding putative glucokinase; its protein translation is MVNCSYRPLFDWLAQRIAGFLEAHRDPASHLPYRLGFTFSFTCEQTSLAGGRLIHWDKGWDIPDAVGRDPCVMLQEAIDELGLPVVVTVLANDSVGTLLTRAYSSGQQVSTLGAVIVGTGTNAAYVEKLADVRRLGVKAREDEIMVMNTEWGCLDNKMEVLPRTPFDNALDAASVDPGSQMFEKRVSGLYLGELLRLAIVQLLRIDVFDMKAEENSKVFQPGGIDCPFLSGLALVDANDVDGSSRFIQDTLSVENVSQVDVQAIRLLASSIVRRAARLAGASLAAIIIQSGRLDIQYQHSKQTASLPIGRTNRFEHTVTPRWRRLLSRLRLSSLPSRHLPRHTHLPTCLDEDIIDIGADGSLIEFYPDFEAEMRGAMRDVPEIGEAGEQRIRIGLAKDGSGVGAALMAQAACQSE